Genomic DNA from Ilyobacter polytropus DSM 2926:
AAAAGATGAACTTTGTGAAGACTGCAGGGCTAGATACGAAAGAAATCCTCTGAGAGTTTTAGATTGTAAAAATCCAAAATGTAAAGAGATAACTGAAGAGGCTCCTAGCATTATAGATTCGCTTAACCAAGAAGAAAGAGAACACTATGAGTCGGTAAAAAAATACCTTGATATTTTCGGAATCAAATACAGAGAAAATTCGAGACTCGTAAGAGGCCTAGATTATTATTCTAGTACAGTGTATGAGGTAATCACAAATAAACTGGGGTCACAAGGGACTGTTTTAGGTGGGGGAAGATATGACAACCTCTTGAAACAATTAGGAAATAAAGAGATTCCCGCAGTTGGATTTGCAGCGGGAATCGAAAGACTGATGATGCTTCTTGAAGATTACCCGAAAAATAATCCAGAGGTGTTTATAGCGTGGCTTGGAAAAGATGAAGCAACCTACGCTTTCGGAATAGCCAAGGCTCTACGGGACGCAGGGATAAAAACTTGTATCGAGTTTTCAAGCAGGTCTCTAAAGGCTTCTATGAAAAAAGCCGATAAACTTGGAGTAGGGCATGCAATTATCATAGGTGATGAAGAGATGGCCAATAAAAAGATGGTTCTTAAGAACTTTCAAGAGAGAACACAGGAAACCCTGAGTATAGAGGATGTTATTAAAAGATTGAAAAAATAGATCGAAATAAAACTAGCAGAGGTGATTTTTAATAATGATATATAGAACGCATAACTTAGGTGAACTGAGAAAAGAGGATATTACTAAAAAAGTTACTCTTTCAGGATGGGTTGCCACAAAAAGAGATCTTGGAGGACTTACATTTATTGACCTTAGGGACAGAGAGGGAGTTACCCAGATAATATTTAACCCTGAAGAAAATGCTGATCTGGCTGAAAAATCTCAGAAAATCAGGACAGAGGCTGTAATCAAAATAACAGGTGAAGTGAGAGAGAGATACAGTAAAAATCCTAATATGCCTACTGGAGATATAGAGGTTTTTGTAGAAGAGTTAGAAATTTTGAATAATTGTGATGTTCTTCCTTTTCAGATATCCGGTGAAGAAAACTTAAGTGAGAATATGA
This window encodes:
- the hisS gene encoding histidine--tRNA ligase, whose translation is MKLLKAVRGTKDIFGEDALKYNHIVNTAKEVFEAYGYSMIKIPIFEETNLFKRGIGEGTDVVEKEMYTFTDRGDRSITLRPEGTASVVRSYLEHKIYGKEEFTRYYYTGSMFRYERPQAGRQREFNQLGIEALGEGSPILDAEVIAMSYTLLEKLGITDLEVNINSVGGNESRSKYRDTLINFLTPSKDELCEDCRARYERNPLRVLDCKNPKCKEITEEAPSIIDSLNQEEREHYESVKKYLDIFGIKYRENSRLVRGLDYYSSTVYEVITNKLGSQGTVLGGGRYDNLLKQLGNKEIPAVGFAAGIERLMMLLEDYPKNNPEVFIAWLGKDEATYAFGIAKALRDAGIKTCIEFSSRSLKASMKKADKLGVGHAIIIGDEEMANKKMVLKNFQERTQETLSIEDVIKRLKK